A genomic segment from Bradyrhizobium diazoefficiens USDA 110 encodes:
- a CDS encoding ABC transporter ATP-binding protein, translating into MQAARLPDPGPAIEAPQAHPKPGPLLELRAIDKTFGSVAALSGLQASVAPGEFVTVVGPSGCGKSTLFNIVAGLEEPDAGGILRFEGKSCHAADLLGRVSFMPQRDLLFPWRNVVDNAILALEVEGMPREQARAKALKMLPEFGLAGFEKQYPNQLSGGMRQRVALMRTFLFERDLMLLDEPFGALDALTRAMMQRWLLDVWQKYRRTILFITHDVDEAIFLGDRVLVMTARPGSVKLEQVVDLPRPRRPEIVTSPEFVRLKRTLLDAIEEESMKSFQSSIAQEKTP; encoded by the coding sequence GTGCAGGCTGCCCGCCTCCCCGATCCCGGACCGGCCATCGAGGCCCCTCAGGCTCACCCGAAGCCTGGGCCGCTGCTCGAGCTGCGCGCGATCGACAAGACCTTCGGCTCCGTTGCGGCACTGTCCGGACTTCAGGCGAGCGTCGCCCCCGGCGAGTTCGTCACCGTCGTCGGCCCGAGCGGCTGCGGCAAGAGCACCCTCTTTAATATTGTCGCCGGCCTGGAAGAGCCCGACGCCGGCGGCATCCTGCGCTTCGAAGGCAAGAGCTGCCACGCCGCCGACCTGCTCGGCCGCGTCTCCTTCATGCCGCAGCGCGACCTGCTGTTTCCCTGGCGCAATGTCGTCGACAACGCCATCCTCGCGCTCGAGGTCGAGGGCATGCCGCGCGAGCAGGCGCGCGCAAAGGCGCTGAAGATGCTGCCCGAGTTCGGGCTCGCCGGCTTCGAGAAGCAATATCCCAACCAATTGTCGGGCGGCATGCGCCAGCGCGTCGCCCTGATGCGCACCTTCCTGTTCGAACGCGACCTGATGCTGCTGGACGAGCCGTTCGGCGCGCTCGATGCGCTGACGCGGGCGATGATGCAGCGCTGGCTGCTCGACGTCTGGCAGAAATACCGCCGCACCATTCTCTTCATCACCCATGACGTCGACGAGGCGATCTTCCTCGGCGACCGCGTGCTGGTGATGACCGCGCGTCCCGGCTCGGTGAAGCTCGAACAGGTCGTCGACCTGCCCCGCCCGCGCCGGCCCGAAATCGTCACCTCCCCCGAATTCGTGCGCCTCAAGCGCACGCTGCTCGATGCGATCGAGGAGGAAAGCATGAAGTCGTTCCAATCCTCCATCGCGCAGGAGAAGACGCCGTGA